The sequence below is a genomic window from Halalkalicoccus jeotgali B3.
CGCCCGTCGGTAGATGACGCTCGCGGTCTCGCGGACATCCTCCGGGACGCCGAGCGCGCTCCCCATGCGCTCGATTTCGGCGAGCGCCTGTTTGAGATTGCGTTCCTTCGAGTTGCGAGTGCGAAAGCGCTCGTCCCACGTGCGGAGGCGACTCATCTGCTGGCGCTTGCGCGAACTCAGGGCGTTGCCGTAGGCGTCCTTGTTCTGCCAGCCGATCTGGCTCGACAGCCCCTTGTCGTGCATCAGCTTCGTGGTGGGTGCGCCGGTGCGTTTCTTTCGATCGCGTTCGGCCGAGTCGAACGCGCGCCACTCGGGGCCGTGATCGATCTCGTCCTCCTTGACAACGAGACCACACTCGGCGCAGGTGGTTTCGCCGTGCTCGGCGTCGTTCACGAGTCGGCCACCGCACTCGGGGCAGACGCGTTCGGTTTCGTCAGTGGTTTCTTCGCGTGTGTCTTCAGTGGTTTGTTCGTTCGATTCGTGCGTACGGATGCGGGTTGTGTTGCCTTCCAAGATGACGTACGAGTGAGCGCATGCTCACTGGGTTGATTGCGACGGCGATACAACGAATTGCTACATCAGTAGATAGGAACCGAAGCTATTTAAATTCTCGTCTGAAGTCGACGAAAATTGGCCTATAGATGCGTCATGCTCGTCGATTACGGGCGTTGTGGTGGAGCAGCTCGCGCTCCAGACCCCAATCGAAAGGAACCCATATCTCTAATACTCTGCATTGAGTAGCGGGATCATATGACAAACGAACAGGTGATAGAGCTGCTCCGAAGCGCCTACAACGACGAGATCGAGACCGTAATGAACTACCTGACGAACGCGACCGTCCTCGATGGGGTCAGCGCAGAAGAGGTCAAAGAGAGCCTCCGAGCCGACGCGAAGCAGGAAGAACTCATTCACGCTGAGCGAATCGGGAAGCGACTAAAGGAACTCGATGCCCAGCCCCCGGCTTCATTCGAATTTGAGCCGGAACAAGAGGCACTCCAACCACCGGAAGACACGGCCGACGTACTCTCGGTCATCGACGGGGTGATCGAATACGAAGAAGACGCAATCGATACGTACCGGTCGCTCATGGAAGCTGCCAGAGAGGCGGACGACCCGGTCACCGAAGACCTCGCTATTGATATCCTCAGCGACGAGGAATCCCATCGGAGCGAGTTTCGCAGCTTCCGGAAAGGCTACGATTAAACGACGTCTCTGTCACGCCTTCTGGGTCGTAACTGTGTACTTCTGTGGTCGAGCGGAGACGGTATCTCGGTCTGGTTCACGGGATCGGTCGAGAGCGTTCTATACTGTCGGACAGAGTCGCGTACGGATTAGAATGGAATATCTATCTGCTGTCCGGTGATTCACCGGCGTCTGATATTCAATCACCTCTGTCCGACAGTATAATCCGGAGAATAGGGCGTTTCAATGTTCTCACAGCAGTATTGCTTCGATGGCCGTCGTCACGCCGTGTTCGGTGAACAGGATTGGTTCGTTTGCAAAACCGAGTCACCTCGCCACCTTCGGCTTTATCCATACTACTGGTCCGTTGGCGACCGCATGTAGTGTCCGCCAAAGATTTCGTCGGCTCTATTTGCCCGCCGATCAACCAGGTGAGATGAAACTTGCTGAGGATGACGCCACCCGGATCTGTAAGCGAGTTGTTGATCACGGCGTGGACACTGCGGTGGTTGCTGAGCAGTTCGAGGTCAGTCGGCGGCGTGTGCAGCAACTCGCCAAAGCTACCGTGAAAGCGGTGAGATTCCACAGCTGGAGACGCCAGGACGCAGACCCTACGCAGAGTATCCCGACGATCTCGAAGACCGCGTACTCGACGTACGTCAGCGCCTCGGCGCTGGCGCAGTCGTCATCGTGCACGTACTCCGCGTCAGAGACGGTCTCTCGGTCGCCAACAAGCGCGTTCACGAGATCCTTCAGGAGCACGACCACGTGACCGAGAATCCTACCAAGCAGGGCCGCAAGCGGCCGTGGGTGCGCTTCGAACGCGAGCATGCGGCGGTGACGGTCCATCTGGACTGGTACCGCAATAACCGTGGCCAGCAGGTGCTGGCGGTCGAAGACGACGCCTCGCGGGGTGTCTTTAATACGATCGCGACCGACAGCAGTTCGGCGAGCCAAACTGTCCCGATCCAGGAGGTCATCACCGACCACGGATCGGAGTTCGTCAATCCTCGTCGAGATGATCGACCGTGTCTCGATCACGAGTTTGAACGCTTTCTCCACGATAATGACATCGACCACACGCTCTGCAAAGTCGGCCGACCGCAGTCGAATGGGAAGATCGAGCGGTTCTTCCAGACCTACGAGAAACACCGCGGACGGTTCGGAACTCTCTCCGAGTTCCTCACCTTCTATAACGAGGAGCGCCCGCACATGAGCCTCGACTGGGACAACTTAGAGACGCCAGCTGAGGCGTTCGAGCGGTTGGTGCCATCGCCAGCGACGGGCGGTGGCGACCTGCTCACGACCGAGGTGACTGTCGATGGATGACCGACGAAATCTTTACCGAACAGCACAACCGTCGATGGGTATGATACAGCCGCAAAACGAGGCATGGTTGAATAGCGAGGTCGGAACGTGCTCAACGGGGAGGAACGTCGACGCTCGAACCGACAGCCATGCCGAGACCGATCGCTCGCCTCGTGCGACAATCCGGACCTGCCTGGAATGTGACTCGACCGACGTTCGTCACGTCCCGACTCGCGGGGAGATCGTCTGTGCGTCCTGTGGGCTCGTCGTCGAAACTGACGAGGATCTCCCGCGCACGCTCGACGAACTCGCCGACGTCTCGCGGGTCGAGAAGAGCGAGATCGGGCATACCCACCAGTACCTCTCGGGAAAACTCGACCTCAATCTGGAACCCGTCGATCCTGCGAAGTACGTTCCGCGCTTTTGTTCGGCGCTTGGTCTCTCGGGGGAGATCCAACACCAGGCGAACAGGATCATCCGGGCGGGCGTCGAGGAGAGAGCGCTCTTGGGGAAGTCCCCCTCGGTGTTCGCTGCCGGTGCGATCTACTTCGTCTCGCGGCTCTGTATCGAAGGCGTGACCCAGCACGACATCGCCAGTGCTGTACAAGTCTCTACGGTCGCGGTTCCCAATCATTACCAGGCCCAGGTCGACGTGTTAGGACGCTTAGACGGGGACGTCTTCCAGGAGCGATGCGTCCCGCTTCGCCGTGAAGACGAGGAGGAGGCCACCTCGTGAGCACGATCGCGGGGATTACGGGACCGCTCGGACACGTCGGGGCAAGAGCGACGCCGTTTCTCCAGCTCGTACACGACGGAAGCGGACTCGGTGCTCTCCAGGAGGTGCTCCGAAGCGCTCTCACGAACCCGGCGTTTCTCGCCGTGTGGGGGGTGCTCGTTTGCGGATCGCTCGCCGTACTCGCCTGGGATCTCCGGACGAATAATTCGATGTTGGGGAGCTTGATGAAGTACGTCTGGGGCTTTACTGTGCTTTACTCCGGGCCGCTCGGGCTACTGGTATACTGGTACTCGGGCCGAGCACAGATCGCCCACGACTCGCTGTGGCGGCGGGGCTTTCGCTCGGTGAGCCACTGTTATTCCGGATGCGGTGCCGGCGAGATAACTGGCGTCGTCATCGCCGTGGGTCTGTTGTCCCTCGGCAAGCTCCCTGTTGCGCTGATAACGTTCACCTTCGCGTTCGTCTTCGGCTACACGATGACCGTCGGCCCGCTGCTCGAAGACGGTGTCGGATTTGGTGAGGCGCTGGCCGACGCCTTCTACTCGGAGACCGCCAGCATCGCGATGATGGAGGTCGTCGCGATCAGCACCGACCTCTGGTTGGCGGGCGAGGCGACGATGGGCGATGTTCTCTTCTGGAGTGTGCTCGTATTCTCGCTCACGATGGGATTGCTCGCGGCGTACCCGGTCAACGTCCTCCTCCTCAAACGGGGTGTCAAAGAGGGGATGATGAACCCCAGGGAGATGGCGTCGTGAGAACCCGAGAGGAGGATCGTGCTACCCGGCCACCGACCGAACGATGTCGTCGAAACGTTCGCCAGTCGGTCGACCAACGAAAAGAACAAGCCGTCGGTCGGAGTACGCCCGTTGATGCGTAACTTCACCGTGAGAACGGCTCTCCATCGACGACGGGAATCGACGCCCCGTCGCGTGCGACGATCGTCGTTGACCATCGGGATCGACGACTCCGTTGGAGGACCGGGATGAGTGACGAAGGGACCGATCAAGAAGGTCAGATCCATGAGCCGGACCGCGCCGCCTCAGGCGTGCCGGTCACCGGCTGGGCGATCGGCGACCGCTTCTCGACGAACGAGATCTTCCAGCGACTCCTTGCAAGCGCCGACGAGGAGGTCGCCACCGGTACGACGGAACTGCTCTTCAGTGGGATCGCTGCGGGCTTCGCGATCGTGTTGACGTTCGTCGGCCACGCGGTGGGCAGTGCAGTCTTCCCGAACAACGGGTTCTTGGCCGCGATTCTTTATCCGCTCGGGTTCGTCTACATCATCGTCGGTCGCTATCAGCTCTATACCGAGAACACCCTTCCTCCAGTAGCGCTTGTGTTGACCAGATTGGCCAGCCTCCCGTTGCTGTTGCGCGTCTGGGGGATCGTGCTGTTCGCGAACGTCGTCGGGGCGGGCCTCGGAGCGTTCATTCTCGCCAATAGCCACGTCCTCTCGACGGCAGCGATGCACGCCGGCGCGGAGTTCACCAGGAGTGGGCTCGAACACGCGTGGTGGGACGTGTTCTTGAAAGCTCTGTTCGCGGGCTGGCTCGTCGCCGGGGTAGTGTGGCTCGGTACTGCTGCGCAGGACACGATCGCCCGCCTGTTGCTCATCTACAGTGTCTTCTACATGATCGCTGCAGCGGAACTCTATCACGTCGTCACGGCGGCGGCGGACGCGCTCTTTTTCGTGTTTCTCGACGTCCCCAGCCCTGGGTTGCTCGTTGTTTTCTACGATTTCTGGCTACCGGTGTTGCTTGGGAACACCGTCGGCGGCGTGTTCTTAGTCGCGCTCGTGAACTACGGTCAGACCGAACAACGGCGCTTCCCGGAGGTCCGCGAGCTCTCCGCGCGCGAGGTGCTCTTCAGCTGGAAGGGCGGCCGATCGCACACCACGCCCCGCCCGTACGTCGAGGAGAACGAGCCCGGAACCGACTGATCGACGACCCGTCGCTCCGCCCTCAACGAACTCGTCGTCTTGGAAACCCCGCAGAGCGAGATTTCCGGTGGGGCCTTGTGGTATTCCTGTAACTGTTTCGGTTTTTGGAGAAATAAGTTACTGAGACCTGTCTCTTCCTGTTTTAGCCGGTAGATTTTGGCTTCGACTTCGAATCAGAATCAACGGCCGATAGCGTGGTGTGTCTCTTCGAAAGCCCATAGACGACACTGGCGCGGACGGCCAACAGGAGCACGAGCGCAACGAGGACAAGTTGGCCGACACCGAGGATTTGCTCGGAGGACACCTGGAGCCCGATGGCGATGAACAACACCGTGTTGAGCAGGAAGACGATCCATAGCTTCCTTCGTCAGTGGCTGGCGAAGTTCAGGGGCGTCTCGAAGCACCACCACCAGAAATACCTCGGATTCCTCGGACTGAAACTCAACTCACCGGACGACTGGTTCGAGAAACTGCTATGTTGCAATGTATCGGGATGAGCGTCTAGCATAAATGTTTATGTGAGTTGCACACACACGTACGGACTGGGTATGACCGACGCAAACGTCGCCCTCCTCGTTCGACTCCAAGCACAGTCCGGCAAAGAATCCGATGTCGAGGAATTCCTCCGTTCGGCACTGCCGATAGCCGAGGAAGAACCGGACACCACCACGTGGTTCGCGCTCCGCATGGACGATTCGACGTTCGGCATCTTCGACACCTTTCCGGATGAATCCAGTCGGGAAGCGCATCTCTCGGGCGAAATCGCTGCTGCCTTGGAGGAAAACGCGGACGAGCTGTTCGCAGAACCGCCGGAGATAGAAGAAATCGACGTACTGGAGGCCAAACTCCCCTAACATCTGAAATTGGACAGACAGAAGCAGCAAAGACGAATCTCACATCTCGTTCACGAACGCCGGACGTTGCGATGGACCCTTTCGTGCTACCGCGCCGTTAGTGGCGACCCTCCTCGAACTCCTCGATGATTTTATCACAGAAGGCATCCAAGTCGTCGGGCTTGCGGCTGGTCACCAGTCCCTCGTCGACGACGACTTCCTCGTTAACCCACTCGCCGCCCGCGTTGCGGATGTCGGTCTGTAAACTGGGGAAGGAAGTCAGCGTCCGACCCTCGACCACGTCGGCCTCGACCAGCATCCACGGGCCGTGGCAGATGACTCCTGCGGGCTTTCCTGCCTCGATGAACTCCCTGACGAGATCCACTGCGTCGCCGTCTGCGCGGAGTTGGTCCGCTCCGACGGAGCCACCCGGAACGACGAGCGCATCGTAATCTTCGGGGGAGACCTCGGAGAAGGTTTTCTCCACCTCGAACGTGTCACCCGGGTCGAGGTCGTTGTTGACGGTTTGGACCTCGCCGGTTTCGGCACCGACGACATCGGTGCTCGCCCCGGCGTCCTCGACGGCTCCCTTCGGTTCGGTGAACTCGACTTCCTCGGTGCCTCTCTGTGCGAGGAAGACAGCGACGTTCGTATCGGTGAGTGATTCTGCCATGGTGTTTTGCCTCCGTCCCTAATGACTCCCGCGTTTCAGATAAAACGAGGGGCTGCCCTCGCAAAGACGTGGTCCACCTGTTCCCGAATTTCCCTCGTCGGTTCGAGTCGGATGCACCAAGAACAGTGGCTCGCGGCGCTCGAAACCATTGACGACCACCTCCCGGTCCCGAACAGTTTTCCACAGGATGAGGAAAATCAGGACCACAACTACGAGTTCATGTGTACCTTCGATGGCGAACACGAAAACCCCGGAGAGCGCTGGACGCAGGGCGAATCCATCGATGGGAAAGGCGAGTTCTCCTACGGACGACAGCCCGGCGGCGGCAAACCCGACCTTGACGAGGTCATCGAGGAGATGCACAACGAAGTGAGCTAGTCGGCGTTTTCTCCGGTCTATTTTAGTTTCACGATGATGAGAGTGCCATCAAGGGCGAGAACGGTCAGCGTGTCGCCACCGTTTCTGTACCGTCTCTTGAATAGCCTCCTGAGAGCTATTCGCGCTCGGGAAGTTGTGATTCGTTGAGAAAGAACGGGCCGATCGTCAGCGTCCGGTTCATGACGGTGAGCAGCCGCAGCAGGTAGGCCAACAGGAGCGCGAACGGGAGCAGTGAGAGCGCGAACACGACGCCGACGAACAGAAAGCCCGTACTGACGCCGACCACATCGGTGACCCCGAACAGCCAGTCGGACACCGCGGTCGGGTCGAACAGGACCATCATGTACGCCGTGAGCGCGATTGCGGGCAACGCGGCGTACAACACGGCGCGCCCGACGCCCACGAGTTCGCGCTGGAAATAGAGCGACTTGAAATACTCGCGCGTCGGGCCGAAGAACAACAGCGTCTCGATGAGTTCGTCGAACTGTTCCATTGCTTCTTCCGAGAGTTCGTCCGCGTGTTCGTCGCGGAGCTGTCGCCCGAGATAGATTTTCCACGAGTAGTTGTGGTTGAGTACCGGCAACAATGCGCCGAAGGAGCCGAACGTCGGGGTTTCCAACTGCTCACGTTCGTCCTCGCTGTACGCGCGGACGACATCGATGTACTCGGCGACCTCTCCGGTCTCGGAGGGATTGTCGCCATCGGCCATCGCCCCGTCCAAGCCGTCGAGTTTCTCTTCGACTGCTCTGGCGAGCGCCTGAAAGAACTCCGTGGGCTGTCCGGGGCTGACGCCGACATCGATGTGGTTCTCCGCGTCGCGGCGGAACTCCATCGAGTTGTTCATGTGGTCGCGGAAGCTCCCGAGGTCCGAGAGTTGCTGTGAGAGACCGAACTGCGAGAGCGTGAGCACCAACGTCACAGTCGTGATGATGCCGGTCATCAGCGCATAGAACAGCGTTCCAATGGTGCCAGTTGAGAGAAATTTCTGTATCGAGCGTGGACCGTACAGACCGAAAATCATGAACGCCACGAAGTCCCGACGAGCATGGCGGCGGCGACGGCG
It includes:
- a CDS encoding transcription initiation factor IIB is translated as MEGNTTRIRTHESNEQTTEDTREETTDETERVCPECGGRLVNDAEHGETTCAECGLVVKEDEIDHGPEWRAFDSAERDRKKRTGAPTTKLMHDKGLSSQIGWQNKDAYGNALSSRKRQQMSRLRTWDERFRTRNSKERNLKQALAEIERMGSALGVPEDVRETASVIYRRALSEDLLPGRSIEGVTTAALYAAIRQMGLPRSVEEVGAVSRVDEMEFKRAYRYINQELSLEVGPPAPDQYLPRFASDLNVNDETEGRARELIQTVMEEGAHSGKSPVGLAGAALYAAGILTNDGLTQDEVSEVVGVSTVTIRNRYQELLEVEGKRQQAEQREYTETEAAV
- a CDS encoding ferritin-like domain-containing protein, whose translation is MTNEQVIELLRSAYNDEIETVMNYLTNATVLDGVSAEEVKESLRADAKQEELIHAERIGKRLKELDAQPPASFEFEPEQEALQPPEDTADVLSVIDGVIEYEEDAIDTYRSLMEAAREADDPVTEDLAIDILSDEESHRSEFRSFRKGYD
- a CDS encoding IS481 family transposase — translated: MHVLRVRDGLSVANKRVHEILQEHDHVTENPTKQGRKRPWVRFEREHAAVTVHLDWYRNNRGQQVLAVEDDASRGVFNTIATDSSSASQTVPIQEVITDHGSEFVNPRRDDRPCLDHEFERFLHDNDIDHTLCKVGRPQSNGKIERFFQTYEKHRGRFGTLSEFLTFYNEERPHMSLDWDNLETPAEAFERLVPSPATGGGDLLTTEVTVDG
- a CDS encoding transcription factor TFIIB cyclin-related protein; translated protein: MIQPQNEAWLNSEVGTCSTGRNVDARTDSHAETDRSPRATIRTCLECDSTDVRHVPTRGEIVCASCGLVVETDEDLPRTLDELADVSRVEKSEIGHTHQYLSGKLDLNLEPVDPAKYVPRFCSALGLSGEIQHQANRIIRAGVEERALLGKSPSVFAAGAIYFVSRLCIEGVTQHDIASAVQVSTVAVPNHYQAQVDVLGRLDGDVFQERCVPLRREDEEEATS
- a CDS encoding DUF4396 domain-containing protein: MSTIAGITGPLGHVGARATPFLQLVHDGSGLGALQEVLRSALTNPAFLAVWGVLVCGSLAVLAWDLRTNNSMLGSLMKYVWGFTVLYSGPLGLLVYWYSGRAQIAHDSLWRRGFRSVSHCYSGCGAGEITGVVIAVGLLSLGKLPVALITFTFAFVFGYTMTVGPLLEDGVGFGEALADAFYSETASIAMMEVVAISTDLWLAGEATMGDVLFWSVLVFSLTMGLLAAYPVNVLLLKRGVKEGMMNPREMAS
- a CDS encoding formate/nitrite transporter family protein, producing MSDEGTDQEGQIHEPDRAASGVPVTGWAIGDRFSTNEIFQRLLASADEEVATGTTELLFSGIAAGFAIVLTFVGHAVGSAVFPNNGFLAAILYPLGFVYIIVGRYQLYTENTLPPVALVLTRLASLPLLLRVWGIVLFANVVGAGLGAFILANSHVLSTAAMHAGAEFTRSGLEHAWWDVFLKALFAGWLVAGVVWLGTAAQDTIARLLLIYSVFYMIAAAELYHVVTAAADALFFVFLDVPSPGLLVVFYDFWLPVLLGNTVGGVFLVALVNYGQTEQRRFPEVRELSAREVLFSWKGGRSHTTPRPYVEENEPGTD
- a CDS encoding putative quinol monooxygenase, with protein sequence MTDANVALLVRLQAQSGKESDVEEFLRSALPIAEEEPDTTTWFALRMDDSTFGIFDTFPDESSREAHLSGEIAAALEENADELFAEPPEIEEIDVLEAKLP
- a CDS encoding type 1 glutamine amidotransferase domain-containing protein — protein: MAESLTDTNVAVFLAQRGTEEVEFTEPKGAVEDAGASTDVVGAETGEVQTVNNDLDPGDTFEVEKTFSEVSPEDYDALVVPGGSVGADQLRADGDAVDLVREFIEAGKPAGVICHGPWMLVEADVVEGRTLTSFPSLQTDIRNAGGEWVNEEVVVDEGLVTSRKPDDLDAFCDKIIEEFEEGRH
- a CDS encoding manganese catalase family protein, with translation MHQEQWLAALETIDDHLPVPNSFPQDEENQDHNYEFMCTFDGEHENPGERWTQGESIDGKGEFSYGRQPGGGKPDLDEVIEEMHNEVS